In a genomic window of Allomeiothermus silvanus DSM 9946:
- a CDS encoding efflux RND transporter periplasmic adaptor subunit, giving the protein MQNAKPTTLSARHGLVLLAVAGLLLSGCNNRRGNVEATTATPTQAAPRVTKVRAVTLKEGVLTVSRTAGATLAPLRESNVASSASGKVLAVLVEEGSRVGAGQTVLRLDDATARTAVQNAELALEQARINLERTSRSTEGSLAPLQAALQAAQANLQVAQRRYTEGQQLFRVGAIAQVELTSLEAALGQAKSNAENAREALERAQRANREDLALLRVQVQQAEAQLAQARRALADTEVKAPFAGVVAEVYVNPGEFVAAGSRAFRLADVRRLEAKFRIPPSEAAKLAPGTGLNLDYGGQTYFARLSRTSQIPGTDRLVEAVATLQAPLPPGASASVRYTLEIAKGVIAPSGALLPGEQPRVMLVENGKAKAVKVEILGDNGSQLALRGVSAGSQVVFPVPASLRSGDALEVIR; this is encoded by the coding sequence ATGCAAAACGCCAAACCCACGACGCTAAGCGCCCGGCATGGGTTGGTGCTGCTGGCGGTGGCTGGCCTGCTCCTATCGGGCTGTAACAACCGCCGGGGAAACGTGGAAGCGACTACAGCCACCCCCACCCAAGCCGCGCCTCGGGTTACCAAAGTCCGGGCGGTAACCCTCAAGGAAGGGGTCTTGACCGTGAGCCGTACTGCCGGGGCTACGTTGGCCCCGCTACGGGAAAGCAATGTGGCCTCGAGCGCCAGCGGCAAGGTGCTGGCGGTGCTGGTCGAGGAGGGCAGCCGGGTCGGGGCGGGCCAAACGGTGCTGCGGCTCGATGACGCAACCGCCCGCACCGCGGTACAAAACGCCGAACTGGCGCTGGAGCAAGCCAGGATCAACCTCGAGCGCACCTCGCGCTCCACCGAAGGCAGCCTGGCTCCCCTTCAGGCCGCCCTCCAGGCGGCACAAGCCAATCTGCAGGTGGCCCAACGGCGCTATACCGAGGGCCAGCAGCTTTTCCGGGTGGGGGCTATAGCCCAGGTGGAACTCACCAGCCTGGAGGCCGCGCTGGGCCAGGCCAAGTCCAACGCCGAAAACGCCCGCGAGGCGCTCGAGCGGGCTCAGCGGGCCAACCGTGAAGATCTGGCGTTGCTGCGGGTGCAGGTCCAACAGGCCGAAGCCCAACTGGCCCAGGCCCGGCGCGCCCTAGCCGACACCGAGGTCAAGGCTCCTTTTGCTGGGGTGGTAGCAGAAGTGTACGTCAACCCTGGGGAGTTCGTAGCAGCGGGCTCGCGGGCTTTCCGACTGGCCGATGTCCGCCGGCTCGAGGCCAAATTTCGCATCCCTCCCTCGGAAGCGGCCAAGCTCGCCCCGGGAACCGGGCTGAACCTCGACTACGGCGGCCAAACTTACTTCGCCCGCCTCAGCCGCACCAGCCAGATCCCCGGTACTGACCGGCTAGTAGAAGCGGTGGCCACCCTTCAGGCCCCCCTTCCGCCCGGAGCCAGCGCCAGCGTGCGTTATACCCTCGAGATAGCTAAGGGGGTAATCGCGCCTAGCGGAGCTTTGCTACCGGGCGAACAACCTAGGGTCATGCTCGTGGAAAACGGTAAGGCCAAAGCTGTAAAGGTGGAGATCTTGGGCGATAACGGCAGCCAGCTAGCTCTACGGGGCGTCAGCGCGGGAAGCCAGGTGGTGTTTCCCGTCCCCGCCAGCCTGCGCAGCGGGGACGCGCTCGAGGTGATCCGGTGA
- a CDS encoding efflux RND transporter permease subunit → MRESPIVRFFVERFVFSTAAFLTLVLFGLLAARGLGVDLLPKFEFPVVAISTAYPGAGPEEIESQISKPIEEALSTLSGIDQIASQSSEGFSLVIAQFKYGTSVNQAATDVSQRIAAVRGQLPRDAEAPVVQKFDPAAQPILSVAVSAEGRDLRTVADWVENQLKPRLQLVSGVADLQVEGNPKRQVQVLVDPWKLADYGLSASQVVAAVQASALAVPAGSQEQDGQRLLYSLRNQPQTAADVTRIVVDPNRGLKIADVASVRDTQAEATRYTRLSGQPIVLLNVRKTPDANAVAVAQGIKKTLANTSLPSGYRVSITNDTTTFIEATVNDTWKEVFLVVGVVSFIVLIFLGKLNSVFSVVLAIPITLAGALLIFGLLGFTFNIISLLAIIVAVGIVVDDSIVVAENIDRYRRQNYSLPDAVMKATKGFLSREDAAVLTEHIARYQAQGYSLHQAVSKGSGELLSAEDVQTVTESIEAYLSQPYSLKDAVLKGTTEVLSAVSAATLSLLAVFLPISFLPGAVGQFFREFGLVLAAAIFFSWLEALFFLTVRLAYLPDPIPPSWQQVVRRARDLRGDLGWAIRSEIYRDPDLPASAKFLHALLTPFRLVLVPFRWLGALLAGILGATTLSLHTASEYGFDRLRNSYARSLAWLLPRSPWVLLAGILFFLSIAWVAPQIPFNFTPKSDGGIINIRLKLPKGTALSQTDRLTRRLEDYLLAQPYVKEVLTEVGASSTGIGTGNPERSSLTVNLVDKHQRENIYAIVPKLDTQLQNILADHPEAELKVKAAEGGPGGDDFQFTLSAPTQALLEERNNRALEILKSIPALTNISSSLAEKTAERVLVPNQAALVGTGLTPSDLAQVLRIYNAGVEAGKLRAGGEETPIVVKADPTLVPDQNALQSLPVFSQTLRQSLPLSLLSSFESRQSPATLARNNQAFSTGITANLAPGASGGVLQYSQQIQRELERQGVLKDGVRLESTGGTAFASDLFEALPIAFGLSVLLNYLVIASQFNAFRYPLYLLVPIPLALVGAFWALFLFRSGLDVVSVLGLVLLNGLVTKNAILLLDFAVRQAREKPLFDALVEAARLRLRPILMTTLTVLIISIPLILASGEGSEFRKPLGIIILGGVTTSTFLTLFVVPAAFYLFERRRYAKLQQEAQLTLVPAGD, encoded by the coding sequence ATGCGTGAAAGCCCCATCGTCAGGTTCTTCGTCGAGCGTTTCGTCTTCTCCACGGCTGCGTTTCTAACGCTGGTGTTGTTCGGGCTGTTGGCAGCCAGAGGCCTAGGGGTGGACTTGCTGCCCAAGTTCGAGTTTCCTGTCGTCGCCATCAGCACTGCTTACCCCGGAGCGGGCCCGGAGGAGATCGAAAGCCAGATCTCCAAACCCATCGAGGAGGCCCTCTCAACCCTCTCGGGCATCGACCAGATTGCCTCTCAGTCCAGCGAGGGGTTCTCTTTGGTGATCGCCCAGTTCAAGTATGGCACCTCCGTAAACCAGGCCGCCACCGACGTCTCCCAGCGGATCGCGGCGGTACGCGGGCAGCTTCCTCGCGACGCGGAGGCCCCGGTGGTGCAAAAATTCGACCCGGCTGCGCAGCCTATTCTGAGCGTGGCGGTCTCGGCGGAAGGGCGTGACCTCAGGACCGTGGCGGACTGGGTAGAGAACCAGCTCAAACCTCGGCTACAGCTGGTGAGCGGGGTGGCCGACCTACAGGTGGAGGGCAATCCCAAACGTCAGGTCCAGGTGCTGGTAGACCCCTGGAAGCTCGCCGACTATGGCCTCTCGGCTAGCCAAGTGGTAGCCGCGGTGCAGGCCTCGGCCCTAGCAGTTCCGGCAGGAAGCCAGGAACAAGACGGGCAGCGCCTGCTATACAGCCTGCGCAACCAGCCTCAGACCGCCGCGGACGTAACCCGGATCGTAGTGGACCCCAACCGCGGCCTCAAGATAGCCGACGTGGCAAGCGTGCGCGATACCCAGGCCGAGGCTACCCGCTACACCCGGCTTTCCGGCCAGCCCATCGTACTCTTGAACGTCCGCAAGACCCCCGATGCCAACGCAGTGGCGGTAGCCCAGGGGATCAAGAAAACCCTCGCCAACACCAGCCTTCCTTCGGGTTATCGCGTGAGCATCACCAACGACACCACCACCTTTATCGAAGCTACCGTCAACGACACCTGGAAGGAAGTTTTTCTGGTAGTAGGGGTGGTCTCGTTTATCGTGCTGATCTTTTTGGGCAAGCTCAACTCGGTGTTCTCGGTGGTACTGGCCATCCCCATTACCTTGGCGGGGGCTCTGCTCATCTTTGGGCTGTTGGGCTTCACCTTCAACATCATCAGCCTGCTCGCCATCATCGTGGCGGTGGGCATCGTGGTGGACGACTCCATCGTGGTGGCTGAGAACATCGATCGTTACCGCCGCCAAAACTACAGCCTTCCCGATGCGGTGATGAAAGCTACCAAGGGATTTTTATCCCGCGAGGACGCCGCCGTCCTAACCGAGCACATCGCCCGCTACCAGGCCCAGGGATACTCGCTGCACCAAGCGGTGAGCAAGGGCAGCGGCGAACTCCTTTCCGCCGAGGACGTACAAACCGTCACTGAAAGCATCGAGGCCTATCTGAGCCAACCCTATAGCCTCAAGGACGCGGTGCTCAAGGGCACTACCGAGGTGCTCTCGGCGGTTTCGGCAGCCACCCTCTCGCTCTTAGCGGTGTTTTTGCCGATCAGCTTCTTGCCCGGAGCGGTGGGGCAGTTCTTCCGGGAATTCGGGCTGGTGTTGGCCGCAGCTATCTTCTTTAGCTGGCTCGAGGCGCTTTTCTTCCTCACGGTGCGTCTGGCTTATCTGCCGGATCCCATCCCGCCGTCGTGGCAGCAAGTAGTTAGGCGGGCTCGAGACCTGAGAGGGGATCTTGGCTGGGCGATCCGATCCGAGATCTACCGGGATCCTGATCTTCCGGCTTCCGCCAAATTCCTCCATGCGCTGCTGACTCCTTTCCGGCTGGTGCTGGTCCCATTCCGCTGGCTGGGAGCGCTGCTGGCAGGCATCCTGGGAGCCACCACCCTAAGCCTCCACACCGCCTCCGAGTACGGCTTCGACCGGCTGCGCAACAGCTATGCCCGGAGCCTGGCTTGGCTCCTGCCGCGCAGCCCATGGGTGCTCCTCGCAGGTATTCTATTTTTCCTCTCTATTGCCTGGGTAGCCCCACAAATCCCCTTCAACTTCACGCCCAAGTCGGATGGCGGCATCATCAACATCCGGCTCAAGCTGCCCAAGGGCACCGCGCTTTCCCAAACCGACCGCCTAACCCGGCGCCTCGAGGATTACCTGCTGGCCCAGCCCTACGTCAAGGAGGTGCTAACCGAAGTGGGGGCCTCGAGCACCGGCATCGGCACCGGCAACCCCGAGCGTTCCAGCCTGACTGTGAACCTAGTGGATAAACACCAACGCGAGAACATCTACGCCATCGTGCCCAAGCTCGATACCCAGTTGCAGAACATCCTCGCCGACCACCCCGAGGCCGAACTCAAGGTCAAGGCCGCGGAGGGTGGACCCGGCGGCGATGATTTCCAGTTCACCCTCTCGGCCCCTACCCAGGCCCTGTTGGAGGAGCGCAACAACCGAGCCCTGGAGATCCTCAAGAGCATCCCCGCCCTCACTAACATCAGCAGTTCGCTAGCCGAGAAGACCGCTGAGCGGGTGCTGGTACCTAACCAAGCTGCTCTGGTGGGCACCGGCCTGACCCCGAGCGATCTGGCCCAAGTACTTAGGATCTATAACGCGGGCGTGGAGGCGGGCAAGCTGCGCGCAGGGGGCGAGGAAACTCCCATCGTGGTCAAGGCCGACCCGACCCTAGTCCCCGACCAAAACGCCCTGCAATCGTTACCGGTGTTTTCCCAGACATTGCGGCAATCCCTCCCGCTTTCCCTCCTAAGCAGCTTCGAAAGCCGCCAGAGCCCCGCCACCCTAGCCCGCAACAATCAGGCTTTCTCCACCGGGATCACCGCCAACCTGGCCCCCGGAGCCAGTGGCGGGGTACTGCAGTACAGCCAGCAGATCCAACGCGAGCTCGAGCGGCAAGGGGTACTCAAGGACGGGGTACGGCTCGAGAGCACCGGTGGCACCGCCTTCGCCAGTGACCTCTTCGAGGCTTTACCCATCGCATTCGGGCTCTCGGTGCTGCTCAACTACCTGGTGATCGCCAGCCAGTTCAACGCCTTCCGCTACCCGCTCTACCTGCTCGTACCGATTCCGTTGGCTTTAGTAGGTGCTTTCTGGGCCTTGTTCCTCTTCCGCAGCGGCCTGGACGTAGTGAGCGTGCTGGGGTTAGTGCTGCTCAACGGCTTAGTCACCAAAAACGCCATCCTGCTCCTCGATTTTGCGGTGCGTCAAGCTCGGGAAAAGCCTCTTTTCGATGCCTTGGTGGAAGCTGCCCGGCTACGGCTACGCCCCATCCTGATGACCACCCTGACCGTGCTGATCATCTCGATCCCGCTGATCCTGGCCAGCGGGGAGGGCTCAGAGTTCCGTAAACCCCTTGGCATTATCATCCTGGGTGGGGTGACGACCTCGACCTTCCTGACTTTGTTTGTGGTTCCAGCAGCGTTTTATCTATTCGAGCGGCGGCGCTACGCGAAATTGCAGCAGGAGGCTCAGCTCACTCTGGTTCCGGCGGGGGATTGA
- a CDS encoding alpha/beta hydrolase, translated as MSQPQRAPFVNKRFWLFFFGGMFFLAGAVALYVWFALRPLPAAPEAAQALQSDARVSVQQTSYGYDFIPLGTPKGGLAFYPGGRVEYTAYAPLMRQIAEFGYRVALMWVPFGLAVTAENKAQEPIAAHPELAWAVGGHSVGGVAASTFASGDSRVRALVLFAAYPRMDLSATTIPTLALFGSKDGVLPPEEARQRARLLPKGAEVRFLEGFNHSSYGAYGPQPGDQAATVEKLAGWRIVSREVVAFLEKHLQP; from the coding sequence ATGAGCCAACCCCAGCGTGCTCCTTTCGTCAACAAGCGCTTTTGGCTGTTCTTTTTTGGCGGGATGTTCTTCCTGGCCGGTGCGGTGGCCCTATATGTATGGTTCGCCTTGCGCCCGCTCCCGGCTGCACCCGAAGCTGCCCAGGCCCTGCAATCGGACGCTCGGGTGAGTGTGCAGCAGACTTCCTACGGATACGACTTCATCCCCCTCGGCACACCCAAAGGGGGCTTGGCCTTTTACCCCGGCGGGCGGGTTGAGTACACCGCCTATGCCCCGTTGATGCGCCAAATCGCCGAATTCGGTTACCGGGTCGCTTTGATGTGGGTCCCCTTTGGCCTCGCCGTCACTGCCGAAAACAAGGCCCAAGAGCCGATCGCCGCGCACCCTGAACTGGCCTGGGCGGTGGGCGGGCACAGCGTGGGTGGCGTTGCTGCTTCTACTTTTGCCAGCGGGGATTCCCGCGTTCGGGCACTGGTGCTTTTCGCTGCATACCCACGGATGGACCTAAGCGCTACCACCATCCCGACCTTAGCCCTCTTTGGCTCAAAAGACGGGGTGCTGCCGCCGGAAGAAGCTCGGCAGCGCGCTCGACTCTTACCCAAGGGAGCCGAGGTGCGCTTTCTGGAGGGCTTCAACCACTCTTCCTATGGAGCCTACGGCCCTCAGCCAGGCGACCAAGCAGCAACGGTGGAGAAGCTAGCCGGTTGGCGGATCGTCTCGAGGGAAGTAGTAGCTTTCCTGGAAAAACACCTGCAGCCATAA
- a CDS encoding MFS transporter — protein sequence MATQTPDSTSQTVLIPPLIRHNTLLLALTQAVVGAGMQLLPALGAITVVELLGNNTWAGIATALAGLARMLTAYPVGRLTDARGRKAGLYLGLVGAMGGAVFTGWAVVASSFWLFVAGILVFGAGVGATQQLRVAAADMYPPARRSEGISLVLMGSLVGAGLSPILVWLAQRLGPEVGQSPLSLAWFLVPPFILPALLLLAHLRPDPKQIAHNLSAYYPSLPAASVAGESRGSSRPALSAATWTGVAAQGQMVMLMAMTSLALRHQGCSFELISVSVAIHVIGMFGFSWFVGKLADTYGRKPVMLTGLVLSGLGAVLVATSPAYTIITLGTFLVGLGWSGAYVGATTVVTDVTGPGERGRAVGRLDLWSNGAGAILPILAGFLVEGLGIWAIGLAGVVILMYPLWLLLRLGEEKPGVYPS from the coding sequence ATGGCCACTCAGACGCCGGATTCCACGTCCCAGACCGTCCTCATTCCCCCCTTGATCCGGCACAACACCTTGCTGCTCGCACTCACCCAGGCCGTAGTGGGTGCGGGAATGCAGCTACTTCCCGCACTAGGGGCCATCACCGTAGTAGAGCTGTTGGGCAACAATACCTGGGCGGGAATCGCCACTGCCTTAGCCGGGCTGGCCCGGATGCTCACCGCCTACCCGGTAGGCCGCCTGACCGATGCCCGAGGGCGCAAGGCCGGGCTTTACCTGGGGCTTGTGGGCGCCATGGGAGGAGCAGTGTTCACGGGGTGGGCAGTGGTAGCCTCGAGCTTTTGGCTCTTCGTAGCGGGCATCCTGGTGTTCGGAGCTGGGGTAGGCGCGACCCAGCAACTCCGGGTGGCCGCTGCCGACATGTACCCACCGGCTCGGCGCAGCGAAGGGATCAGCCTAGTATTGATGGGTTCGTTGGTGGGGGCGGGGCTCTCCCCCATCCTGGTCTGGCTTGCCCAGCGCCTGGGGCCGGAAGTTGGCCAAAGCCCGCTCAGCCTGGCTTGGTTCTTGGTTCCACCCTTCATCCTGCCTGCGCTGCTGCTGCTGGCTCACCTACGACCCGACCCCAAGCAAATCGCCCACAACCTCAGTGCGTACTACCCCAGCCTCCCGGCGGCTTCGGTCGCCGGAGAGAGTAGAGGTAGCTCGAGGCCCGCCCTCAGCGCCGCCACCTGGACCGGGGTCGCCGCCCAAGGGCAGATGGTGATGCTGATGGCGATGACCTCGCTGGCTTTGCGCCACCAGGGCTGTTCGTTCGAGCTGATCTCGGTCTCGGTGGCGATCCACGTGATCGGGATGTTCGGCTTCTCCTGGTTCGTGGGCAAGCTGGCCGACACCTACGGACGCAAACCGGTGATGCTCACCGGCCTGGTTTTGTCGGGGTTGGGCGCGGTGCTGGTGGCGACGAGCCCAGCCTACACGATCATCACCCTGGGAACCTTCCTCGTCGGGCTGGGCTGGTCGGGGGCTTACGTAGGGGCCACTACTGTCGTCACCGATGTCACCGGGCCGGGCGAGCGGGGCCGGGCGGTGGGGAGGCTTGACCTGTGGTCGAATGGGGCTGGGGCCATCCTCCCCATCCTGGCCGGTTTTTTGGTGGAAGGCCTAGGGATCTGGGCCATCGGGCTGGCGGGCGTGGTGATCTTGATGTATCCGCTTTGGCTCCTGCTCCGGCTGGGTGAGGAGAAGCCAGGCGTTTATCCGTCCTGA
- a CDS encoding DEAD/DEAH box helicase, giving the protein MLPPEISPYESYADWLRSIEGYAGQLRFVRTLPAKPPRQSLYRGEFAGILETLNLFPYEHQVEAFADIQFGRNLVAATATASGKSLIFQVPVLKAALEGQSAILLYPTKALAHDQLARLRQMAVKLELESTIFPYDGDTPDKQRRLAREKGRVILTNPDMLHFGLLPLHTEWAEFLGKLKYLVIDELHAYRGVFGTHVALILRRLLRIARHYGASPQIIAASATIANPAEHGENLTGERFAQVSAALARAEREFAVWVPKTLDKKGQVRRSANLEAALLARHAAEAGLRALVFANSRRTAELVARYAGIPEVRPYRAGYTATERRRLEASLKAGETKVLVSTSALELGVDIGELDMVVLLGYPGSLSAFWQRAGRAGRGNRRALVVWIPREDPLDEYYLERPELLLGGSPESAVADPDNPVLYPLHLHCAARELPIAPTEAIYHPLLATGLVQKGERLYSPKRSPHRELTLRGMGNTFTLKDAQGRVLGTLGERQAYWEAHPGAVYLHMGENYLVRNLDPAQREIVLLPGLEDYYTQPRAETDVEVLGGEELLPGVWVGPVILRERVTGYVKKRFVTETVLEEVMLTMPELSFQTEAVWFHPLAETAVHPSPLPSVPDRITGRWPDEAGMSEALVPSAIHALEHTMIGLLPLFVLAERSDVGGVSYPFYPRPLASGAGPTVFIYDGYPGGVGYARAAARQFPAWIKATRDLLERCPCEGGCPRCVLSPKCGNGNQYLDKAAALWLTEALTPRYNRPKKPN; this is encoded by the coding sequence GTGCTGCCCCCGGAGATCTCGCCCTATGAAAGCTACGCCGACTGGCTCCGGAGCATCGAGGGCTACGCGGGCCAACTGCGGTTCGTGCGGACTTTGCCCGCCAAACCGCCCCGACAGAGCCTCTACCGGGGTGAGTTCGCGGGCATTCTGGAAACCCTCAACCTCTTCCCCTACGAGCATCAAGTGGAGGCTTTCGCGGACATCCAGTTCGGGCGAAACCTGGTCGCAGCGACCGCTACCGCTTCAGGAAAGAGCCTGATCTTCCAGGTCCCGGTGCTGAAGGCCGCGCTCGAGGGCCAAAGCGCCATCCTCCTCTACCCCACCAAGGCCCTGGCTCACGACCAGCTCGCACGGCTACGGCAGATGGCGGTGAAGCTCGAGCTGGAGAGTACCATCTTCCCCTATGACGGCGACACGCCGGACAAGCAGCGGCGGCTGGCACGAGAAAAAGGCCGGGTCATCCTCACCAACCCCGATATGCTGCACTTCGGGTTGCTCCCACTGCACACCGAGTGGGCCGAGTTTTTGGGGAAGCTCAAGTATTTGGTGATCGACGAACTCCACGCCTACCGAGGGGTCTTCGGCACCCACGTGGCGCTGATCCTGCGGCGGCTATTGCGCATCGCACGGCACTACGGCGCGAGCCCCCAGATCATCGCAGCTTCCGCGACCATCGCCAACCCCGCCGAGCACGGGGAAAACCTCACCGGGGAACGCTTTGCCCAGGTCTCGGCGGCGCTGGCCCGGGCCGAGCGGGAGTTCGCAGTTTGGGTACCCAAAACCCTCGACAAAAAGGGCCAGGTGCGGCGAAGCGCGAACTTGGAGGCTGCTTTGCTCGCCCGACACGCCGCAGAAGCGGGCCTACGGGCTTTAGTCTTTGCCAACTCCCGCCGCACCGCCGAATTGGTGGCCCGCTATGCGGGAATCCCCGAGGTGCGCCCGTACCGGGCTGGATATACGGCAACCGAGCGAAGGCGGCTTGAAGCCTCCCTCAAAGCGGGTGAGACCAAGGTGCTGGTGAGCACCAGCGCGCTCGAGCTGGGCGTGGATATCGGGGAGTTGGACATGGTGGTGCTCTTGGGCTATCCCGGCTCGCTTTCGGCCTTCTGGCAACGCGCAGGGCGAGCCGGGCGGGGGAACCGGCGGGCCTTGGTGGTCTGGATTCCCCGCGAAGACCCCCTCGACGAGTACTACCTCGAGCGTCCCGAACTGCTGCTGGGCGGTTCACCGGAATCCGCCGTGGCCGACCCAGACAACCCCGTGCTCTACCCGCTACACCTGCACTGCGCAGCCAGGGAACTCCCTATCGCGCCCACCGAGGCCATCTACCACCCGCTCTTGGCCACCGGGCTGGTACAAAAGGGCGAACGGCTCTATAGCCCCAAGCGAAGCCCCCACCGCGAACTCACCCTGCGCGGCATGGGCAACACCTTCACCCTCAAAGACGCCCAAGGCCGCGTCCTGGGCACCCTCGGCGAGCGTCAGGCCTACTGGGAGGCCCACCCCGGCGCGGTGTATCTGCACATGGGGGAGAACTACCTGGTGCGCAACCTGGATCCTGCACAGCGCGAGATCGTGCTGCTGCCCGGTCTGGAGGACTACTACACCCAGCCCCGCGCCGAGACCGACGTCGAGGTGCTCGGCGGCGAGGAGTTGCTGCCGGGCGTGTGGGTGGGGCCGGTGATCCTGCGCGAGCGGGTCACGGGCTACGTCAAGAAGCGCTTCGTGACCGAGACCGTGCTCGAGGAGGTCATGCTGACGATGCCCGAGCTCAGCTTCCAGACCGAGGCGGTGTGGTTTCACCCCCTGGCTGAGACCGCCGTCCACCCCTCCCCCCTCCCCAGCGTGCCCGACCGCATCACCGGGCGCTGGCCCGACGAGGCGGGGATGTCGGAGGCGCTGGTGCCCTCGGCCATCCACGCCCTCGAGCACACCATGATCGGCCTGCTGCCGCTGTTCGTGCTGGCTGAGCGCTCCGACGTGGGCGGGGTGAGCTACCCCTTCTATCCCCGCCCCCTGGCTTCGGGCGCAGGGCCCACCGTCTTCATCTACGACGGCTACCCCGGCGGGGTGGGCTACGCGCGGGCCGCGGCGCGGCAGTTCCCGGCCTGGATCAAGGCCACGCGGGACCTGCTGGAGCGCTGCCCCTGCGAGGGCGGCTGCCCGCGCTGCGTGCTCTCGCCCAAGTGCGGCAACGGCAACCAGTACCTCGACAAGGCCGCCGCCCTCTGGCTGACCGAGGCCCTGACCCCGCGCTACAACCGCCCCAAAAAGCCCAACTGA